The DNA region CAATGGATGACATAAAAAGAGCATATAGAACAATGGCTCTTCAGTATCATCCCGATGTTTGTCGTAATGGTTTGAAGAAAGAGGAATCAACGAGAATGTTTGTAAAACTGAATGAAGCTTATAAGATATTGTCAAATCCAAAGCTTAAAGAAGAGTATGATTCAAAGTTATTGGGTTTGAGTGATTTGAGAAGAAGTAAATGGATGGAACAAGTTGTTGAATTGAATAGAAGATCTCATACACGTAAGGCTGGTAGTGCATCATCATGGGGTAGTAGAATGAGAGCCAAGAATAATATCAACAAAGTTCATCAGAATAGCCAGTTTTTCAGTTAGCTTTCTCTTCATGTGATTATTTTCTTGTATCTTTCTCATGAATAGGGTTATTTAAAAACTCATAATTTAACATTGTATAAAAATAAATCACTTATATCTATTATCTGAAAATGTAAAAATCCAACACAAATTTAGTCTTATTTATATGATGCATCATAATTTATATGTTATGTTTTTAATGTATATCATAATAATTATTGATGTTAATTTATGTTAGTTTTATGTATTTGTTTCTGCTTCTGTTTCTGATTTATATATCAAACATAATAAATACTAAAAATCAAAAAATTTCCTTATTTGAGGAGTATTTTAAATTTTTCACGTAACTCTT from Lathyrus oleraceus cultivar Zhongwan6 chromosome 1, CAAS_Psat_ZW6_1.0, whole genome shotgun sequence includes:
- the LOC127084817 gene encoding chaperone protein dnaJ 20, chloroplastic yields the protein MDVLLSLNSSSSLINISKPYKHHHNHQRQPRTVHFSVSCSATKSVSINHKLDEEDGNLYKILCLSSKTATMDDIKRAYRTMALQYHPDVCRNGLKKEESTRMFVKLNEAYKILSNPKLKEEYDSKLLGLSDLRRSKWMEQVVELNRRSHTRKAGSASSWGSRMRAKNNINKVHQNSQFFS